The following is a genomic window from Branchiostoma lanceolatum isolate klBraLanc5 chromosome 10, klBraLanc5.hap2, whole genome shotgun sequence.
ACACAATAGATTCGATAGCAACTCTTTAGTAGATAGTTTGATTTCTGGTCCTGCGTTCAACATCAGTGACTACAGAATTCACGAGGTCACATCTTGTATCTCGGGTATCTGCTCTATGCTCGAGCGCCCAAAATACTTAAGTATGTGTCTAAAATCTGCAAATCTAATATCAGTAGCCACTCTTAGTGAAAACGTTACGAATGTTTTCATACATTTTCTTGAATGCCCGACGGTAAATCTGGTAGCGAAACGCGTAGACGATGGAGTCGGAGAACGTTGCGCTTTGCAGGAGGATAGTGGTGATGTCACACCAGGGAGCTGCGTTAGCCAGAGATATCGAACCGACCTTCATCGAAACGCTGACGACAAACGCTGGTAGCCACGTGATCCAGTTGACCAGCACGACGATGAGCAGCGTGTTGACCGCCTGTATCTTGGATTCCCGATCTTCAGCCTGGGCGTTCCACGTCAGCTTCTGGTCATGTTTCTTCTGGCTTCGTCTGGTCTCGTAGTAGATAAGGCTGATCAGGCAGACGATAGCTACCATGGCAAGAAGGTTGAGGACTGTGGCTAGTGTTAGACCCTCAGGACCAGCCAAACACGGCGTCATCAGAGTTTGTGGTTTCTCAAAGCCCCCAAGGACCTCCGCAGCAGACCCAACCGGCAGGGTATGGATCGGAGACACTCCGACGACTGCCGGTATGACGGCACTCAgaaaacacagacacatgccGAATGCCATCCGCCGACGGGTCAGGACTTTCTTGTAGCGCAGTGGAAAAGCGATGTGGATGTAGCGACAGATCCACACACAGAGAAGCGAGTGAATGGACAAGGTAGACAGGAAAATGATGAAGAAGGCTTGCAGCCTGCACCAAGGTCCGGCCGGATATCTACCATGTGATAGACAGAAGATAGCTATGGGATTGTAAGCCATGGCTAGCGCTGCGTCGGTGATGGCCATTGTGGCGAGGAAGTAGTTACCTGGTTCCTGGAACAAGATTATTAATCATTAATCGACTAGAATTCTTATGTTTTGCAATAAGTTTTCTCCAAGGCCGCACCATCATACAGTATTTTCTACTTGCAAATAGTAGCTCAGTGTCCACAGAATCTTCTGTGCAGCACAATCCATGACTCATCAAATAAAAGCCTTGCCATGCCTTAACGATATCTAATAACACGTGAGATGAAAGATGATTCACGGATCACGTTCGAATTCCACGAAATAACGCCCACATTTCGACACTTACTCCTTAAAACCTTTAAATATTCCCCTATCCACCAACTGAATCCAAAATCCCAGATGGGGCTCTAGATCTTTTATTTGTCGCTACACGGAGACCGTGACGCGACGCGTAATCTTGTTTGAAGAATGCACGGCGACTCAGATCTATACCAGACGTTAATGAAAAAGGTAGACACCTTCATGTGATCCGTAGTTAAGATGACTCCGACAAGGCAGCCGTTACCAAACAGCGAAAGGAGAAGGAAGCAGACCATGACCAGAACCAGCAGCGGCGCTAACGACGGTACTGCCCCGTACAGACCGCAGAAGGCTGGCTCGAAGACCACGGTAGTCAAGGTGGTGTTGTCCGTGGTCGCATTGCCCACGACTTCGCAGACTCCGATCACTTCAGTGACATCTCGCACCGCTTGAGCGATGGAACCTGTTACGTTTCTCTGGTTCATTTTGCCGCTTAAACGTAGGACAGTTTTCAGAATTCAGTCGTAGATGTTATCCGAAAAAAGGGTACTAGATCATAGAGGATGGGGAAATTACAAGATACCACATCAACCACGGCCACTCCGAAAGAGAGGTATATAGCAAGTTGCATTGACAGTAATAGAATCGCACTTGCAGTAGAATAATGGATGCATTTGCAACACACGGCGGCAACCATTTGTACAAGGTCTCTTTGCGGGCACATGCAAAGTACAACATTGAAGTTACTCGAAAATAAGCTTGGTAATGGCATTTGAATTAAGATTCAACTCACACTTCAAGTCCTGGTCTCAAACCACACAGGAATACAGAAATAGATATATTGACTTTGATAATGGACTACATAATAATGAAGGGTGATCATGTATCTTATGTGGGTTTTTTCACATCGTATTTTGATACTTTCAGGTATGCGTCTTGGGGTATCTTTATAGTCTTGTACACATCAATAAGATCATATCTCTGTAGTCTTCTGTACAACAAGAGCTGAATATGTACGTCATAGTAAGTTGGTTGGATTTTGACGCTTGTTCGGTATGATTGGCTTATAGAGCAGACACaaagctagcctgggtgccatcctaatcaGTTTTTCGCAGAAAACATCTAATCTGACCTTCAAACTGAGGATGGGACAAGTGGAAGGTGGAGCAGTCTTTATTGGCCTCTTTCCCAGTCTGGCCTATCATTCTTTCTTGTGCTCGTCTAATTCCAATTCATGATGAACTCCAATGTGCTTCAAAAATCTAATAGTTAGCATCTAGAGTAACAATTATCACCAAAATGCAATTCAGAGAACCGGGAACTACCTGTGTATTCCCATGCGTGCGTTCCACGCAAACTCGCGGACATCAAAAAGAAGTCCACGACTACATATTGGAGAACtaatgccatgttgatttgattatatggatgacatcctctgcgaATAAGAAAAGTTAAGCAAAAAAagctgccttcattatgaactctacgtggtcaggaaggttgaacaaatgactaaacacaaagagtatggtatagcgaatgatagattcttcattttcatttcttcacatcctcttctttggcattctatgatattggtatcgttttccaatattttattttgtaatttacggcatatatttgatcattttgcagctgctttgtacgatttacagaaTGGTGGAAAACCTTTATTCATTTTTGGTATCGGaccaaaattgatgcgcgcgcgggcgtcatccatataatcaacatGGCTTAAGTAGCGAATAATGAATGATACATTCGAGAAGAAAgagggttggggttttgtgcgcgggagaaatttgcgcgtgaaaaacttgcgcgtgaaaaaataaagttcaagaaaagtgtctgaaaatgtgcactacaaaattcttagttAGAAAAACgttaccccatgatatgattttgcatctgtttcctgaattttgggtttgaattttaggtcccttgggaatatctaagctgactcccaagggatttaaaaccttttttggaggttttaagcttaaaacttgaaataagatgacccacaatggaattaagtatcttattgttgcattctacagttcaaatgattttcaaatgtaaagttttcacgcgcaaaaaagtttgaaatttgcgcttgaaagcatctgcttgagaaaagattaaattaggctaatagaatggagaaaaccttcaaatagttacatttcacaatacaaaaccttacataagtaagttgactatgtatttcttaaagatttaagtgattttcaaatgtttaggctTCTAGCCCCCAAAAATttaactattcccaagggacctattcccaagggactaaaaaatcaaaagttttcaaaccataaattcaggtgtcagatgaaaaattgtatcatgggatcataagaaaattatactgcacattttctgacacattttaaagaaattaattttttcacgcgcaaattcttcacgcgcaaattttcacgcgcagaaaacccgttcccaaGAAAGAATGGTCAGAAAgctttttttcatttacatatgaaatacttcAACACATAAAGAGGCTTTTAAGGACAAAGTGACGTCAGTCTCGAGATATGCATTCCCCGTGGGCGAGAAGCTAAGACCCCGAGACGTCAGTCTAAGGAGCGCAATGTTTCTGGCTCTCTTCTAGACACTGAGTCTTAGAGTCCTGTTCAGCTGGTCTAAAAGCTCAACATGCTTAGCATCTGCACCAAATTAGCGTAAGAGCCTGAATGCCTGACTTGGGTGCTAACTACATATTAAAGTAGATAGTGGAGTGAAACTGTGTATATGAACTTGTGTTCATTGGTATAGAAATACCACAAGTCTCCTCACTAGTCACTGTAAATCCATCTAAGTTTGTGGGGTCGGGGACGTAAAGTTCGCGGTAGGTGGGGGTTCACTGTGTTAACGTTtgaagttgccaatacaattattattattttcattCAGTAACACATCATctgcagaaccagaacacttGCTGCTGCTGTGATTCGCCGTTTAACACAATCAACAAATGAAAGGATTCCATTGCAAGCAGCATGATTAGTAGCTTTGCCTCAAAGgcttttttttatagtttttgtgacataaaagctgtggatggatttttctaacattttcctttatttttttgGATGAAGGTAGCTCTTGATGTCAGAAATAAATGGTTGTATTTTGGGGACCAACAGCACTTTCATTTCAACTTctgctgtgtgtttgtgtcttagTTCCCCACACACGACCACTCAAGAAGTTATGAATTGATTTTCACGATGTTCATAGGTGTAGAGACATGAACATATGTCACCTACAAGTTACTGTATGCAGATGAGGACTTCCTTAGCATAATCAATACAGAAATGCTGCTAGCACATAGATCATGCCATTGTttatgacttacatgtacatgaattaaCATAGTAGAAAACACATTGTaggaaaagaaacacaaacacaacatacatcaCAAAACAGCTTTCATTCCCATGTAAATTTAAGTCTATTTCTAAACAATTCTATGCTTGGTATACAAACTAAGGCCCTAGCCAGTCCAAGCACTTccaggtatatacatgtatactgtaagtaAGGCTAGAAGTAAAGTTTGACATCAAAacaattgtttcttttttctgtcaaaacTACATATATATTACCCAATGTACTGAACAACAGCCAGACTACACTGTAATGAGATTGTAGCTAGATGAAGTAGGTTTTACAAGgactacatgatgatgatgatgacatataCATACAGTGTTATGACTCATAATAATTGTTGTGCAGCTTGtagttgtactaaaaaaatataGATGCAGAACTTCTGTGTTATGCATTGAAGcctcatgatgatgatggcacTAAGATTCAGATGTACAAGTACGCTGCATGTATGCTATCAATATTCAAAATGAAGTAGTTTGGTACCCTTGATATCCCTTCAAAAGGTTTTAAACTGGTTACCCAAATTGCCACCCCTATCAGCAACAATTACCAAAGCCAAAGTTCAACAAACTTAGACAGAAACATTGTAAAATGTTTGTCCCTTCAGGTGGCTACTTCATGTTTTTGGTACTTAAATACAGAGTTAAGTTGGTGCAAGTTTATGACAGGCAAGTCTACGGACACTTCCTCTCTACACAGCCCTTCCCAGCCTCTTCGTACTCCTGCTTGGAGATCCACATCTGTTGGAACGTCCCCTGAAAAAGAAAGTTCATTAAGATTACTGcaaattcatatatttttgcacGGATtcaatttcgtggtaggagTGGAAAGGAGGTCTTTGCTGTGTTTTACATTGGCAGCTGAAAAATACCTATTCACATTGTCACGATTAAGCAGTGGAAAGGCACTACAAAAATCAAACCACTACAAATATCTTTATATCTATAGTATTAATCAATACATTGCTATTTCTTACAAGGTTTCCATAAGTTGAGCTATGGGCAAGATTCCAGACTAAAATCCGGGGTAATCTTTTAAATATTCAAACTGAGTTACATCACTGAATTCTGCGTAAATTAGATGAAATGTGCACAAGAACCTGCGATGTCAATGAGCAAGATTCTGTGATGTAACTGAGAACAGGACAGAACTGACAATGCCTGTAGGACAAAACTGCCTGACATCACTGAATCCTGTGCACATTGATTAAATTGTGCACAGGAATTTGTGATGTCACTGCACACAGGATGTGGTGATGTCAGAGGAGCTGTGTAACTGACCAGTGATGCGAGGATGGACCCTCCTATCCAGCTGCTGAACCTGCGCTCTGCTGTGCCACTGTTGTGGATCATCTTCAACCTCATGCTCTGGAAAACAGTCATGATTTAGTACAGCGCAGCAGTGAGAAAACTAGCATACCAGACAACAACAGAACAATAGAGATGCTAACATATACAggtaatgaaaattaacaattgAAGGAATTTTAGATTAACGAATGCCTAACatacatcacatcacatcatgACAAACACTGCTAGATAGattaaaaaatagaaaaaactGAAGTCAAAGCTGAAAGTTGACTGACAATCACAGATCAAAAGCTTGCACCATGGACACAACTTTCTATCAAAGTTTTAATCAGTCTTCTTTGCATATCAAGTACTATATTTTTCAGTAGATAATGGGTTAAGACAACAAAAGTTACCCCAGAGAAAACATATGGAAAGAACATTTTTTAATCTCACAAGGATTTGACATTCCCACCATCTAGCCATGACTTACCGGTGGTGTTTTACTGCTCAGTTCTTTGTTGAGTCTGTCAGTGAATCCTGAGAGCAGAGAGTTTCCCCCTGTCACTACAACACTGCCATACAGGGCctggggaaaacagattcatttTGTAAtgccacactaatttaatttgTTAGATCttggatttttttctgaaaaaaatatggagcgtcagggtgaaaaaaaaattggcaaaaacataaagaataatatgattattcaaatttcagcttgaAAAAAGCAAACAACTTATCCCAGTACTCCCATTGTACAGTAGATGCACCTATTGGTTGAAAATGATCAATAGTACAGTTTTGAATGGGAGGTGTtacaagtttttctttttttctttggatTTGGGAAAAATAGAGGAGGCAAATCCAAGAactaacaaattaaattggtgtggtcttagcACACATTCTAAATTACACAATataagttaagaaaaagatgttTATTTGGTATATTCTCCCTCCAACTTGAGAGGATGAAACCTTGTGACTTACCGGCCTGAGGTCTATGTCACACATGCCTACACTGGTGGTGACAGAATGCCCCACCCCCAACATGGTGTTACTGGCCATGCCCTGGAAAATACAACAAGAAAGGCATGGTCAGACGTATAGCTCTTCAGTGTGGGTAAGTTTGATGTCATAATTTGGCATCAATATTTATAGATGTAACTGAGTTACAACTTGAAGTTTACATTGCAAATTGCAATGCAAAATTATGACATCAGCTACTAACACATATACATAATGCTAAGTTATAGAATATATTTTATACTCACAGGGAAAGGGGATAAGTTCTTTTTAAAACAAGGGCCTTGACAACAAAAAGATGACTGAAAACAGGTAGAATCTTGCTCAAGTCCAGATGTGGTCCAGATGCAAGATGACCAGTGTTACAGGACTGACCTTGACAACTGAGGGGTCAAACAGAGCCTCACAGACACGAAATCTCTCGCTACCGAAGTCCTGGTTATAACCATTGGGCAGCTCATAGTGGATGGTGGGCATTTGGACAGCAACCCTACACAAAAAGACAATTATGATAAAATTGTGCTTATTTTTCATCGTTCAAAAAATACAAACTGTCAAGAATTATGAATTTTGCTAAAATCTTTCAAAACAAACTCAAGAGGCACTTACTGTTCATCATATGGGCTGTCTGACAACTGCAGCACAGATGCCTGGAAATCTCTCAACACCTCctgacaacaacacaacaaaaacactttCTTACCACATAAAACCTTCTCTAGTTTGGATAGTCTGTGTTTTGAAAGTTGGTACATTGTAATAGAAACTCACTAAGTATTTGTGAAGATTGGCTCCTAATTCTCCTTAGAATAAAgtacagcaagaaaaaaatgaaatcatgtCCGTTaaaatgttgcaacatgttGAACAGAGGTTGCAACAAAATTTTCTAACAACTTCTTATAGCTCTAAATGTAATCAATCTAAAAATAATATGAAAGGTCAATGTTTTTCtaccaaaacaaaaatttgaGGAGCAAAGACTATTGGTCacacaaaataagtcaaaataaaTTGTCACATACAGCACATTAGCAGcaacaaatataaaaaaaaagaagaaattgaaatgttgCTTGTTAGGTGAAAGGTTGTGTTAGAACTAGAAGAAACCCAAATCTGAATACTTACATCCACCATGTAGTTGTGGAAGGACTTTGTCGTGGTTggaacatttttcttcttccataCTGGCACAGCAGTGTCTCTGACTTGTTCCTGTAAATAATGCCATTAATAAAGGAGAATGATGACAAAGACAAATTGCTGAAAATAGTGAAAAAACATCTCGTTTAGGTTCATCTTCTTCCATACTGGCGCCACAGTGTCTCAAACTTGTTCCTGTAAATAATGCCATCGATAAAGGAgaatgatgacaatgacaaatTGCTGAAAATAGTGAAAAAACATCTTGTTTAGGTTTATCTTCTTCCATTCTGGCGTGGCTGTGTCTCAGACTTGTTCCTGTAAATAATGTCATCGTCGATAAAGGAGAAAGATGACAATGACAAGTTACAAAAAATAATGAATAACCAACTCGTCAAGGTCTTTCTAGTTACTGATTAAAAAACAATCATTACTACTAGAAAAATAATTGTGAAAACATAATTCCTTGCCAGAGGTATCAGCTCAAAGTTCATACCTTGGCTGCAATCTGGTAAGGTGGTATGACATCAATTTTCAGCTCCTGGAAGAGTTGTCGACACTGCATGGTGACAAAGTCGCCTGCTAGAGGAGACTTCACAATGGCTGCAGGACAAAGGGATACGTGCTCATATCACAACTACAGAATTAATTTCTAAAACTTCATGCAAAGACAAGTTCATGGTCttggatatctttttttttaaatagctgTGCTGGCAAAAGAAAATGAAGTGCACCATACACTGAATTCCTACTTGTAGTTACAATGtatcaacaagtgaaaattcaaatatctattgattttttctaagagaaaatTTACAGATGCATGAAATGTGATCATCTGTTTGAAAACCCAAGGTTAACTTCTTTCCTTAGATATATGTAATAAGAAAAACAGTTTAATGGCAATAGGTACCTATAATCATAAACAATACAGCAACTCATTTCAGAGTGAAACagtatacatttttcttgtCGAACCATGACAAACGTACCTTGCTGTAGGACGTACCCATCATGTACAGGGACTACAGTGGTGGAGGTGGCACCACTGTCTACAACAATACCTGTGGATCGCCCATTGGCAAAGCTTGGGTGTGGTTAAGGATACAAAAAGCAGTGTTGAAATCAGGTGATGATGATAAAGCAATACACTAAGAGGTTTTTAAGTTAAGCTAACTACAAAAGTCCAGAAACAtagacacacagtcacacacacacagaacaatatctccttttttcatggagataataagaacATGCTGATTACAATCTTTGTTGATAAGGATACGCTGAGAGTACTGCTGTTTTGGACAGGAAGAAGGCAGGGATGTTGTAGTGTTCAAACATCAGCTCTGTAAGTCGCTCCCTCTTCCCTCGAACGTTCCACTGTCAATCAACAAGAAACGATAGACTTTATCAAGCAGTGATATAGCTACCAGTAGTAAGAGTTGTTTGCAATGTTATTTGCTTATCTCTACACCAATTTAATCTGCTATGTCAAAATTTTACAAGTTTGTAATTAGGTTCTAGTCAAAACGataaattatatattttttctatccaactttttaaaacaaagtAACAGTCTGGTTTCATCTATCACTATCAGATGACAAGAAAATATTGTGTGTACTTACAGGTGCTTCAGACATCAAGACAGGGTGAAGTTCAGGTTCAGAGTGGATGTGTTTCTTGTAAATGTGGTCCAAGATCATCTGGAACAAGTCCCAGTCTTCAACTAGGATCAGGACAACAAGAAGACACATGGTTGTTACTAAGATGTTAGAAAGGAAAAAGTATGAGATTtcttttacaaatgtatgtacatgtacagtagctaTTAAGCTCAAAAACTTTTCTAACATAACAAACTTGGTTTTTTGTTTACCTGTCATACAGTCAGAAACTGTCTCAAAtacaaatttgttttaaaaggtAACCTTAGCAAGAGGAAGCTTGAAAATAGGAAAATGAACCTACTCATGCCATCCTTGAGTGGTGTAGTCATCTCCATGTTCTCCCGAGCCACAAACAGTGAGTTGTAGTCGATGTAGACCTTCTTCTCTGCTCCTTGCGGCTTGTCTCCCGTAGCGCCTGTGTCCATGGGTTCTGTCCCTTCCACCACCCCAACATGGGTGGGGAACTCAACCTTTAGAGAGTTGAAGAAAGGGAAATACCTGCTTTAATCATCTGAATCTGTATCAATGAgctggaacatacatgtactgtactactaTAAGCACTTTGGTGGGAGATTCAAGAAGCACAGGCACACAGTGGTAGCTGGTTATACTTAATCAACAGCTTGTCACAATTCACTTCTGCATATTTGATATAAGGTTTCCTATCTAATAGAATCACTCTATCATTTTTGAGATAATGAGCTCAAGTCTACAATAGAAGTTCTGTGTACTATGGAAGAGCAAATTTCATGAATGACGAGTTGATATACAATACGTGATGTCAAGGTGATGCAGTGGTAGTAAAAGATTAGTTTGTTGATTAGTAACACCATCCCCTGATTAAAATACTAATTAGAATTCTAAGATGATAAGGTCCATCTGCCTACCAGTCGTCAAAAAATCTGAATGTAAGCAAGACAGTGATCGCTCAATTGTACGTAACTTTAAATGTTAACTAACTTAGAGGAAAAATCCTTGAATAGAAATTCTATAAAAACactgaatggaaaaaaattaggaACAACAAATCCATGCCAGGGTTGAACAAGTATGGTTGCCCGATTGCCCagggcaagtgaaagtgctgttCGGGCAAGTGGATATCCTCCCCCACTTGCCCAATCGGGCaagtaagattttttcatgcagtctgtttcaaaacaaactttattccagtgaaaggatcacaaaaacaccacaccacaatgtatcttatcattagaaactacatttctctcaaaatattccaaaagattatgaattcaacccaaaacaggacaatttggctcacatagtacatgtaaacaaacacccaTGGCTCTCTCAGTTCGTAGACCTGCTGGCATGaaactttgcaacatcaaatcctttgaaacatgatatccctgtgagcactccctcaatgtagcattttccttctttcattgaACAGCAACATTGTGGATATGACACACTCTGAGGGTTCCCACAACATTTTAACTGATTGAgtgtatattcaggatattctaaatttctgttcaacttctaaatgtttatactgcaaaaaatcatttgaaggtgttgtttgatgtacatgtgtggattgatattgactaatgttatctagaaaataaaaatttcacgACAATGATTCAAAACTGGCCATATCATAAGAACCATGTTTAGTTATATTAGATCCACAACACTCTAAATGtaacttttccatcatatgacaaatacctgattttttcttctgtttactaAAGAAATGGGTGAATAATAATAGCCCTCAGTGAACACAGGAATATTGTAGTACTGGATCTAAGGAATGATCGATACACAACATTTgctgaaaacttgaatgttgttctttatgttaaATAAGCCTGTGCCTTTACCTTAGACTTTTTGCCAAAAAATTTTTCCGTATCGCTCtgattttattctgaaaaatctgagaagcaacaaatgaaattggcgtGGTTTAAGTGAAAGAAGATACGTTGTAATATCATGcttcttgttcaagtttttgtcatttcccgTAAATACGGTCATGACATCCACACAgcttggtcttgtagttaaaacttttttgctataattacatgcttaacaagacgtttttactgaaaaataacagaattcattaccgcaagcaaagatgcaaagaaaaaatgtcatttagatttcgggcaagtcaaaagttggttcgggcaagtagattttttttctacttgcccgatagggcaagtgaatttttgaaaacttgttcaaCCCTGCATGCAGACTTTCATTGAGGCAGCATCTTGCCCTATATTTGCAATGattaaacttaaactttaagtTAAAGGAAGCTGCAGTTTCAACTGGAGTTGCTAGGGGACCTAGAAGCTAACACCTTTGTTTTCCTTTAAAACTCAACTTGTAACTTTCTATATTCCTTGTTACTTACAAAGTTATAATGCAAGTTTTATGTAACAAAACCAAACGAACCAATCAACATATAAAATTCAACTTAGATTCAGAAATCTGAATGAcgtctaccaacacagatgaactttcaagtgaacaaaGTAGAGTAGAAAAATATACTTACTTTTGGCGAGTCTTCCCCGGCATACCCAGCTCTGGTAGTGTAGGCACCAAAGTCAAACACCAGCGCACCTACTTCATCTGTGAAGTCAAGAAAAACACACGTTTCTTACATTTGTACGTATCGTACATCCAGTCCCTGATGGAGGATAGAGTGGAATGGAGGAAGTTTTCAAGCTTGGTTCGAGCgagagctcgaccaaagtaaagtaagtaagtgtACGTAtcgcagtggggaggggggcgccaaaaTGGCTCTGGGCTGCCTTTTGCGATCGGAACCGAAAGAGCGAAACAGTACCGCAAACTGATAATTGGATCATCAACCAAAGCTTAGAAACGAACTTACCTCCTCCGTAGACACCTCCACTCATTGTTAGTGTTGGGAAAAAGAgtacagagccaaatgtttgtCAACAAAACCCgcgcaaacacaacaaaggcCGATCTCGGACCACACGCTTCAGATGACCCCGCGTTACCCGTTAGCCTTTGCGGAAACCTGATTACCGAAGGGTCAGAAATATTGTCGCTGTATGTCTGCTGGTCTAACAAATACAATAGATATCTTTAGATATCGTTATTACTCCTTCATATTTCATGATTCAGAAACTTTGAACCCAACAATGTGCTGTTTGAAATACTGTCTCATGGATATCAATTTCCTTCATTTTCTTATCCAGCCGTGATATTCGACTTTTATAGCGTTTCTATAACCCGGAagtggggtgaaaggtcatatgTTACAAAACAGTGCGGGCATGTCTGGGCGAGGTACTGTGGACAGGTAAAACGTATATAAAAGCTTGACTACACCTCACATAAAGGGCGATGTTCATAAGTGCAGTATTCCGTGGAGGCTGGGCGATCTCTGGGTCCAAGAAATCTCTGCATAAAGGTTAGTACCAAAGACGTTTTGATCGCAAGAAATTATAATTATTTGATAGCGCACATGGTAGGCTTTTGAAGGTTAACTCGTAGTCGGTTTATATTCCAGCGGTAACCTACCCTCTGTACAAACATTTTCTTGTCCGGTAAATTTGTTTTAATCTTTCCAATCAGCTAATTCCAAAATTGAGTGTGTATTGGTGAAATACGTCACTAATAGCCTTAGTAAGTT
Proteins encoded in this region:
- the LOC136443914 gene encoding adenosine receptor A2b-like — encoded protein: MNQRNVTGSIAQAVRDVTEVIGVCEVVGNATTDNTTLTTVVFEPAFCGLYGAVPSLAPLLVLVMVCFLLLSLFGNGCLVGVILTTDHMKEPGNYFLATMAITDAALAMAYNPIAIFCLSHGRYPAGPWCRLQAFFIIFLSTLSIHSLLCVWICRYIHIAFPLRYKKVLTRRRMAFGMCLCFLSAVIPAVVGVSPIHTLPVGSAAEVLGGFEKPQTLMTPCLAGPEGLTLATVLNLLAMVAIVCLISLIYYETRRSQKKHDQKLTWNAQAEDRESKIQAVNTLLIVVLVNWITWLPAFVVSVSMKVGSISLANAAPWCDITTILLQSATFSDSIVYAFRYQIYRRAFKKMYENIRNVFTKSGY
- the LOC136443951 gene encoding actin-like protein 6B gives rise to the protein MSGGVYGGDEVGALVFDFGAYTTRAGYAGEDSPKVEFPTHVGVVEGTEPMDTGATGDKPQGAEKKVYIDYNSLFVARENMEMTTPLKDGMIEDWDLFQMILDHIYKKHIHSEPELHPVLMSEAPWNVRGKRERLTELMFEHYNIPAFFLSKTAVLSAFANGRSTGIVVDSGATSTTVVPVHDGYVLQQAIVKSPLAGDFVTMQCRQLFQELKIDVIPPYQIAAKEQVRDTAVPVWKKKNVPTTTKSFHNYMVDEVLRDFQASVLQLSDSPYDEQVAVQMPTIHYELPNGYNQDFGSERFRVCEALFDPSVVKGMASNTMLGVGHSVTTSVGMCDIDLRPALYGSVVVTGGNSLLSGFTDRLNKELSSKTPPSMRLKMIHNSGTAERRFSSWIGGSILASLGTFQQMWISKQEYEEAGKGCVERKCP